The stretch of DNA ACTTCTACCAGTTCCATCTTCCCGTCCCGGCGGCGATGGAGAACAAACAGCTCTCCCGACATATTGCGAAAAACGAGGAGGTCGCGGTCGCGAAATTCAGCCTCTTTGACCGCCTCTTCTATGGTCATGGGGCGGATCGCGAGAGCCTCATGAGCGCTGAGTATATGCGGCTCGACGACGGCAGGCTTGCCCGGAAAGGAATGTACGGTGATTGCGGCCTTGGTTTGTTTTCCCGGCGGACGGGCGATTGCCGGGCGATGTCCGTTTTGCTCCGGCTCGGGTTCGGCGGCTACCGCTTCCAGTCGCGCCCGGGCCGTTTTGCGTGGAGCCCGCGCCTCGGCGGTAGGAGCGACTTTGGGGAGCCGCTTACGCGTCCTCACCCGGTCGCGAAAACGCTGCGCCTGCAACTCGGCATGCGCCAGTGCTTCGCGCAGGGCCGACTCCTGGCTCGCGGATTCGCCTTTTGACACGATGCTGTGATGGCGGCTTTGCAGCGCGATTTCGACGATCTGCAAGTGCCGCTCTGCCCGAAACGTTAGCGCGGCGGAGGTAATTCTGCCCAAAACCAAGGCAATTCGTTCAATTCCCTCTTCCGCGCCAGTCTTCAAAACCTTGGAAATCTTGACCTGTCTTGCTGTGAATTCGACTTCCATCGATCCCTCCCCGATTCTGTGTTGGGGTCGATCTTCGTGCGTACTCATCAGTCAGGTGCCTGCACTGCGGAGCGGCAGAAGACCTAGTGAAGAGATATTAAACCCGCCGGTTGCCATCCGTCTGTGAAGGACGGCACAAGTTGCGGCGTGCTCGTTCCGAAATGGAGACTAGTGGCCGCGGCGAACTGTTCCCTCAGGGGCGGGTTTCTGGGGAGCGGCAAGCGCCCTCCTCTGTCCTCGACGGCCCAGAATATACATCGTTCCGCCAAAGACCAGCAGCACCAGCCCCCAGTCGAGATTGGCGTTGATGCCGAGAGACCTGGCGTAGATGTCGCTGCCGGTGGTCGCCGCGCCGAAGACGGTAAGAATCAGCCCCACAAGGGTAAACATCAGGCCCATCGGTATGCGTAAGTCGAGATTCATTGGATTCTCCTCTACTGCGAATCATCTGGGAACAGCCGTCAGCGAATTCCTACCGGAAGATCAGATTCAGGGTGACGACCATAACAAGCAGCACCACTGCGAGCGTCTCAGGCCGCCGCCACCATGTGAGATGCCCGAGCTCCGGCTTTGGCGTCAACGAATGCACCAGTCCGACAAGTTCCGACTCGGGCTTTGGGGTTCCAAAGAGGCTGACCGCGATGGTTACGAGGAAATTCGTCGAAAAAGCCCAGATGGCGGTCCAGAAATTCTGGGCCATATCGCTCGGGTAATGGTGAAGCACTGCGATCCATCCGCCGTGCAGCCCCGGATGCGCCTCGATCGGCAGTGTCAGGCCGTGATGCATGATGGCAGCGAAGGTTCCAGAGATCAGGCCGATGAAGGCGCCATTGCCGGTGGCGCGCTTCCAGAACATGCCGAGCAGGAAGGTCGCAAACAGTGGGGCGTTCACGAAGGAAAAGACCAGTTGCAGCGTGTCCATGATGTTGTTGAAGCCGGTCGCGGCGTAGGCCGTCGCCATCGAGAGCAAAATGCCTCCGACGGTAGCCCAGCGACCCATGGCCAGGTAGTGCTTGTCGCTGGCTCCTTTGTGGATGTAGGACTGGTAGAGATCGTACGTCCAGACAGTGTTAAAGGCGGTGACATTGCCGGCCATGCCGCTCATGAAGCTGGCCAGCAGCGCGGTCAGCCCGAGACCGAGGATTCCAGTCGGAAAGTAGTGCAGGAGCATGGACGGGATGGCGAGATCGTAATCCAGGAGCGGCTTGCCGCTGGCGTCGAACACGATCTTGCCGGTGATGGGATCAGCTTTCGCGGGCACCAGGCCCTGGCCCATCCTCTCGACCTCGGTCGGAATGTTGGTTTCGCGGATGATCGCGCCGTTTACGGTCCTCTCGGTGGTGGTGATATGCGGAGTGGTCGCGCCGATGGCCAACAGGCCGGGCAGGATCACCAGGAACGGGAAGAACATCTTCGGGATGGCGGCAATCAATGGAACGCGGCGCGCATTCTCCTGCGTGTCGGTGGCCATGGCTGTCTGGATTACCAGAAAGTCCGTGCACCAGTAGCCGAAGGACAGCACGAAGCCAAGACCCATTGCCAGGCCAAACCATTCAACGCCCAGCGGATTTGTATTGGCGTGCGCCATGCCCTGCCATGAGTGAAGATAATGCGGGTTGGGCATCTTCGCTTTAAGACCTTCCCATCCGCCGACGCTTTTCAAGCCGATCAGTACCAGCGGCAAGAAGCCGGCGATAATGAGGAAGAATTGCAGAACCTCGTTGTAGATGGCGCTGGTGAGGCCACCAAGAAAGATATAGCCGAGCACGATGATGGCCGAGAGAAGGATCGAAAAGTGAAAGATCCAGCCCAGGGGCAGCCCGGCTGAGAGGAAGATGTAGTCGAAGACATGCAGGGTCTGGATGAGGCGAGCCATCGCGTACATCGAGATGCCGGACGAGAAGACTGTCATCACAGCAAAAGAGCAGGCATTCAGCGCCCGCGTCTTTTCGTCGAAACGCAGCCGCAGAAACTCCGGCACCGAGCGAGCCTTTGACCCGTAATAGAAGGGCATCATGAAGATGCCGACAAAGATCATCGCCGGAATCGCGCCAATCCAGTAGAAATGGCTGGTCGCGATGCCGTACTTGGCACCGGAGGCGCCCATGCCGATGACTTCCTGCGCGCCGAGGTTGGCGCTGATAAACGCCAGGCCGCAGATCCAGGCCGGAAGCGCGCGCCCCGCCTGAAAAAAGTCCTTGCTGGTCTTCATGAAGCGCTTGAGGGCAAAGCCGATGCCCAGCACAAAGACGAAGTACAGCAGCATGATCAGCCAGTCGACATAGGTAAGGTTGGTATGGGTCAAAAGAGGCAACTCCATGCGCCAGAGAACAAAGCGCCGATGTTCACTCTACTGAGATGGCTGGCCACTCGTCCAGTGCAAAATGAAAACATTTTCATTCCGGACGTCGCAATGCGAGAATTTTGGCTGGTTTCCGGTATCTGTGAAGTGCGCGGGCGTAAGGCAAGCACCGAAAACGGTCAATCCGAAGCTGCTGTAAAAACGGGCGCGGAGAAAACAGTTAAACTGAAAGAGCATGATTCTTACTCTCGAATGGACCTCCGAAGGCGTCCGGTTTATTGACCAGACCAAGCTCCCACTGGAAGAAACCTACGTGCTGGCGACCAGCTACCAGCAGGTGGCGGACATCATCGTCACCATGGTGGTGCGTGGAGCGCCTGCCATCGGCGTCTCCGCAGCCATGGGCATCGCCCTTGGCGCGAAGCAGACCAAAGCTGCGACGACCGAAGAGTTTGTTCCCGAGTTCGAACAGATCTGCTCCCTGCTTGCGGGAACTCGTCCCACGGCGGTCAATCTCTTCTGGGCGATCGACCGGATGAAGGCGCTTTTCGCAGAGTTACGCACGCAGGGGACGAGCCTTGCCGAAGTGCAGCAAGCGTTACTGGCCGATGCGCTCGCCATGTACGACGAAGACATCGCCGCCTGCAAGGCTATGGGGGCATATGGCGCGGAGCTGATGCCGGATGAGGGCGGAGTCCTTACGCATTGCAACGCGGGCGCACTGGCCACCTGCGGCTACGGAACGGCGCTGGGAGTGATTCGCGGAGCTGTCGAGCGCGGCAAGCAGATTCACGTGTACGCCGACGAAACGCGGCCGTTTCTGCAAGGCGCGCGACTTACCGCCTGGGAGCTGATGGCGGACGGGATTCCAACTACGGTCCTATGCGATAACATGGCGGCGAGCATGATGCGCCAGGGCCGCATTCAGGCTGTTGTTGTGGGAGCGGATCGCATCGCGGCCAATGGTGATGTGGCCAACAAGATCGGCACTTACTCGGTCGCCATCCTGGCTAAGGAGCATGGAATTCCGTTCTATGTGGCTGCGCCATGGTCCACGATTGACCGTGCGACCGCAACTGGTGACGCCATTCCGATCGAAGAGCGCAATGCGGTGGAGGTTACCCACCACGGCGGCAAGCAGCTCACGCCGCATGGCGTGGGCATCTGCAACCCGGCCTTCGATGTTACTCCAGCGAAGTATGTGACGGCCATCATCACGGAGCGAGGCGTGCTGCGCGCTCCATATTCGGAATCGCTCGAAACTATGGAAATGGCGACGCGATAAAGAGCCTGTGGCGGATTTACCGTAAGTGTCCCGTTCTCAAAGGAAAGCTGGTAATTGCTGGCAGTCAGGGTTCCAGCAGTTATCGCAATCGCGTAGGTGCCTGATTTCGTTGTATCCGCCGTGGTGGTCAGAGCAGGGACGCCGGTCGTTGCCGAGGCGAGCGTATCTCCGTTGACTAATCCACTTACGGTGTAAGTCAACTGCGGCAGCGGGGATGCAATCCGCGCGCTGAGAGCGTTCGCCTTCACGATCAACGGCGCTTTGTTCACTGTTAGAATTCCCGCCGCAAACAGAAAGCTGTAATTCTTCGAAGCCAACGTGCCCACGGAAACGTTGATCGGATACTTGCCAACCGAGGAAGCGGATGTTGCAGTTGTCGCAATCTTCAGCGCTCCCGTCAGTGCGGCGTTACTATCGCCATTCATAAATCCGCTGTAAGTGTAAGCGAGGGTAGGAAGTTTCCCTCCATAGGTCATCGAGAGCGCCGTCGGAGTGACCGTTAGTGCGGCTTTGCCAATTGTCAGCAGACCGTTCACAAAATCGAACGCATAGTTCTTCGAATTGAGCGACCCAAGGGAGGGGACGATGATGTAGCTCCCGGGAGCGGATTTCGCGTTGGCCGCCACGCTCATGCTGGGCGTCCCTTGAATCGCAGTCGCTGCAGCGTCTCCGTTCAAGAAACCAATCATGCTGTACGGTAGCGCCGATATGTTCGATCCATAGGTTGAAGAGACGTTGCCCGCCGTCACAACGATGGTCGCTTTGTTGATCGTGAGCACACCGGCTGCAAACGCGAATCGATAATTCTCGGCGGCCAATGTTCCCAGAGAGGCTTGAATCGAGTAACTCCCCGCTGCCGACTGGCTATTCGCGGTCGTGGCCAACATGGGCTGTCCACTTACTGCGCTAGATAGCGTGTCGCCATTCATGACTCCTGAAATGGTGTAGCTCAAGAGAGGAATAGAAGTTCCGTAGGTTGCAGATACTTTCGATGGTGTCACCGTAAGGATGGCGGGATTCACGGTAATGGACCCATTGATCGCGGTGAAGGCATAGTTCGCCGCACTCAGAGTTGCTACTGAAACAGAAATTGAGTACATCCCCACGGACGAGCCGGAGTTTGCAATTGTCGTCAGCATAGGAGTACCGGTGACAACGCTCTGGCTGTCCCCGCTCAAAAAGCCGCTCATCTTCCATGTCAGCGCCGGCATCGGACCGCCATA from Acidicapsa acidisoli encodes:
- a CDS encoding sodium:solute symporter family protein, which codes for MLLYFVFVLGIGFALKRFMKTSKDFFQAGRALPAWICGLAFISANLGAQEVIGMGASGAKYGIATSHFYWIGAIPAMIFVGIFMMPFYYGSKARSVPEFLRLRFDEKTRALNACSFAVMTVFSSGISMYAMARLIQTLHVFDYIFLSAGLPLGWIFHFSILLSAIIVLGYIFLGGLTSAIYNEVLQFFLIIAGFLPLVLIGLKSVGGWEGLKAKMPNPHYLHSWQGMAHANTNPLGVEWFGLAMGLGFVLSFGYWCTDFLVIQTAMATDTQENARRVPLIAAIPKMFFPFLVILPGLLAIGATTPHITTTERTVNGAIIRETNIPTEVERMGQGLVPAKADPITGKIVFDASGKPLLDYDLAIPSMLLHYFPTGILGLGLTALLASFMSGMAGNVTAFNTVWTYDLYQSYIHKGASDKHYLAMGRWATVGGILLSMATAYAATGFNNIMDTLQLVFSFVNAPLFATFLLGMFWKRATGNGAFIGLISGTFAAIMHHGLTLPIEAHPGLHGGWIAVLHHYPSDMAQNFWTAIWAFSTNFLVTIAVSLFGTPKPESELVGLVHSLTPKPELGHLTWWRRPETLAVVLLVMVVTLNLIFR
- the mtnA gene encoding S-methyl-5-thioribose-1-phosphate isomerase, encoding MILTLEWTSEGVRFIDQTKLPLEETYVLATSYQQVADIIVTMVVRGAPAIGVSAAMGIALGAKQTKAATTEEFVPEFEQICSLLAGTRPTAVNLFWAIDRMKALFAELRTQGTSLAEVQQALLADALAMYDEDIAACKAMGAYGAELMPDEGGVLTHCNAGALATCGYGTALGVIRGAVERGKQIHVYADETRPFLQGARLTAWELMADGIPTTVLCDNMAASMMRQGRIQAVVVGADRIAANGDVANKIGTYSVAILAKEHGIPFYVAAPWSTIDRATATGDAIPIEERNAVEVTHHGGKQLTPHGVGICNPAFDVTPAKYVTAIITERGVLRAPYSESLETMEMATR
- a CDS encoding ribosome hibernation promotion factor; translation: MEVEFTARQVKISKVLKTGAEEGIERIALVLGRITSAALTFRAERHLQIVEIALQSRHHSIVSKGESASQESALREALAHAELQAQRFRDRVRTRKRLPKVAPTAEARAPRKTARARLEAVAAEPEPEQNGHRPAIARPPGKQTKAAITVHSFPGKPAVVEPHILSAHEALAIRPMTIEEAVKEAEFRDRDLLVFRNMSGELFVLHRRRDGKMELVEVP